Part of the Desulfatirhabdium butyrativorans DSM 18734 genome is shown below.
GGGTAGTTCACCGGGACATCAAACCGGCCAACATCATGCTGCTCAAAACCGGTGAGATCAAGGTGACGGATTTCGGGATCGCCCGCATTACCGCTGCCTCTCAAACACAGACCGGCGTGGTCAAGGGGACTCCTTCGTATATGAGCCCGGAGCAGTTTTCCGGGAAGAAGGTGGACGGCAGATCCGATATTTTTTCACTCGGCGTCACGCTCTTCCAGTTGTTGACCGGGCAGCTTCCCTTTACCGGAGAAAACCTTCCCGAGCTCATGCACCGCATCATGATGGAGCCGCACCCGGACCCGAAGGCGATCCGTCCCGAAATCCCCAAACCCCTGGTGCAGATTCTGAACAAGGCGCTGGAAAAGGATGTGGAAAAGCGTTATCAGCAAGCCGCACAAATGGCCGAGCATCTGAGAAAACTGGCGATGCTGATGGATGCGGCGGCAAAAACGGCAACGGGTTAAGACGGCCGCTGTGCGCGCCAAAATCAGGATGTCTCTCAAACGGACTTTTTGAAGCGGGCTTTTGCCGGAGTGACGAAGAAGGATTTCTGCAATCTGCCCCGCTGATCCCGTATCGCGCATCCAGACCCATAACCCATCGTCCATAGCCTATAGCCCATAACCTATAGCCTATAGCCCATAGCCCATAGCCTATAGCCCATAGCCCATAGCCTATAGCTTGAAATCAGTCGAATCGCCAAAGCGCCATTGCTTTGTTTCATCACACCAGAGAAACGCCATCATGACGGAATTGGTTCCACCATCCTGCGAAACGTCCCCATCCGAAGCTCAAAAAAGGCGATCACGCTTTTTTTTCGATCGCAGGGATGTCTCCCTGATCGCCATCGTCAATGACGTACTGGATCGCGAAAAAGGCCGGGAATACCGCAAGCGGATTTTCTACCCCCATTTTCACCCCCACGGCATCAAGAAAATGGCCGAATCGCGGGGTCTTCGCATCGCCTATGCCGTCATCCATCTTCTCGAATCCCTCGATGCCGGGCAGCAGGACCAGCGGATCGGCGCACTGCGCTCACTACGGGAAGAGGTGCTCAATGCATCCGATGGCCCCCTGCCCAGAAATACCGCGAGGGTCCTGATCCAGATCATGAAGGATATGGTCCGGGCCAGAGGCGATGAAAACGCTCAAATGCGCCTGGCCCATGATTTTCGCCGCACGGCCATGGGAAAACCCCGCGTGGTGCGCCGGATGCTCGATCGCTACCATCTGCTGGAAATGTCCGAATCCTGGAACCAGATCGCTTTCGACGACCATGTCCACGACGTCAACACCAAGGGAAGGAAATCCGCCACCCATCTCATCATGGATGCCTGGATCAAGGGGATCAAGCGCCTGCGGGTCATTTACTACAACTACGTGCAGGCCCAGTTTGCCTCCGAGTTGCTGGAGGCCGCTCAGATCATGGGGATCGAGCTGCGCATCGGCATCGAATTCTCGGCCCGGTTCAGGGGGCATTACATTCAACTGATCTGGGTGCCGCGGGGGTTCATCGATTCCCAATCCTTTTTGTGTTTTCTGACCGACGAGCCCGTGCTGCAATTGATGGAAGCCGGACGTGCGGCAAGCCTGTACCGGCAGCGGCAAATCCTCGAAGTGCTCGAGGCGTTCAACCGCAAATATTTGCCGTCACTCAATGCGGAGCTGGGTATTTCGATGCAGCCGATCGATGTGGAGCAGTTTTTGGCCTTTGTCCGCCCGGGACAGACGTCTCTTCTTCATCTGGCCAAATACATCCATCTCGAGCTCATGCCGCAGATGCACAAACGCCTTGCAGAACTGCGGCTTCAATGCCTGCAGCGGGCCCCGGAAGAATGCGAAGCCATCGAAGCCCTCGTCGCCAAAATGAACGCACTCGACTTCGAGACCATCATGGATCGTTATCTGAGCCCAAAGGCCAATCCAGAGCTCCCCGATCCGATGAAGGTGCAGGATGATCCGGAGATCCCCGCACTGCTGCAATTATCCCCGCGGGAGTTGCTGGGACGATTGGTGGCGCTGCGAAGCGCCTATCGCATCACCCTGAACCTGACCGATCTCACGCCCGAAGACGTGCTGGAAATCCTCTATGATGCGGAGGGTGTGATCACCCGCCTCGAGATTTTCAATCTCAAGGATTATGTCGGCGGCAAGCTGCAGTATCTGGATGAAATCACCATTCTCCAGGAAGCGATCAACGACGGCAACATCGTGACCCTGAAGCGGACCATCCAGTGGATCATCGACCGGGTGGAAGCTTCCAAAGCCCCCGACAAGCGGGATCGACTCGACAAGCTCAACGTCATCCTGCATGACATGAACGGTCTTCGGGCCATGTACCAGGTAAGCCCGCTCAAATCGCGCATCGGAAGCGATTCGACCGGGCAGTCTCCCCGGATGCACGGAATGGGCTTTGCCGTCATCGACACCCTGATCTCCAGGGCCAGAAGGGCCGCTCAGAAGGACAGCAGCCACCGCCTGATCCTGCCGATCCGCATGAATGCCCTGCGACGGGTAAGCTTCATCCCCAAACAGGCATGGAACGGGTTTTCCAGTTTCTGGACCCGCCGGCTATCCGTCTTTCCGGTGTTGAAATGGCTGGGATTCCGGCTGCAGAGCGATTGGATTGCCCTCGAACAATCGACGCGGATGGAAAATCCGGGCAACATCGTCACCCTGGGCGGAACACACGAAGAGGCGGGAAACGGTTTGCGCCTTCAACCGCCTGAGCCCATAGCGCCCGAAAAGGGGATTCCCTGCGCCTACCTCAACACCTGGTTCAAGAATTTCCTCAAGATTGCCATCGGGTTCATTCCCGCCTGGCTCACTTTTTTCCTGCGATACGACTGGTGGGTCCTCAAATGGGGCGGCGGGCCGATCTGGTTTTTCATCACCGGGTTCCGCAATGTGCTGCAATCCTTTCTGGGCGGAGGCGGCTTCCGCAGATCCCATCTGATGACGTGGCGGGATTATGTCAGCTGGGAACGCATCTTTGATTCGCTGCTTTTTACCGGTTTTTCGGTTCCCCTGCTGGACTGGATCGTCAAGACGGTGGTGCTGCAGAAAACCTTCGGCATCACCACCGAAAGCGCTCCGCTGATCCTGTACGCCGTCATGGCGATTGCAAACGGTATCTACCTGGTCAGCCACAATGCGTTCCGGGGTTTTTCCAAGGCGTTGATGTTCGGCAATTTTTTCCGGACAGTGCTCTCCATCCCCATCGCGGTGATGCTCAATGGCTCCCTTGCCGCCGTTTTTTCCATCTGCGGCATTCCCGGCGGAAATGCGATTCTGCAGCGGTGGGCCACCATCATCTCCAATGCATCATCCAACATCGTTGCAGGCTTGATCGAGGGCACGGCGGATCGGTACCGCAACGTTCACGTGCGGCTTTCCGACTATCAGGTGACGTTTCGAAAAATCCTCGACAGTTTCGCCGGGCTTGAACTGCTGCACCCGAAGGATGATGTCACGGCGCTGCTCCGCGCGCCTGAATCCCTGCTGACGGGAGATGCCAAGGAATTCGAGCAGATCATGATCATCTACGCGCTCGATCTGCTCTATTTCTGGTATTATCAGCCCCGGGGCCGCACCGCCATGAACATGTTCCTCGCATCGCTGACCCAGGAAGAGCGCAACATCGTGCTGGCCGTCATCCGGCTGCTCAAACGGCAGCGCGAAATCACCCTGATGTTCGTCGACGGGTTGATCGGGAAGAATTTTCCGGGGGCATTGGCTTTTTACCTCGAGAATGCCGTATCCTATGTTTCATGCATGGAACGGCTGATCGGGGAATTGCGGGCATAGGGCAGTCGGCAGTGGGCAGTGGGCAGTCGGCAGTGGGCAGTGGGTGGAAGGCGGGAGGCGGGAGACGGGAGACGGAAGTGATTCCATCCCGCCATTCAGATTCTGCGTTCCCATCGTCCCGGCGAAATCCTGCCTCTGACAGGAGGGCTCCGGAATACATCGAAATCCCGGAACGGCAACGTTACGGAAACAGCAAGGAACATCACGATGGAAGTCCTCTGGTGGCACTGGGTATCCTTTGGTTTGATCCTGATCGGACTGGAACTGTTCATCCCCTCCTTCACCATCATCTGGTTCGGGATCGGCGGGTGCGGAGCAGGGCTCTATCTGTATTTCTTCCCGAAAGCCGGCTTTTCGTCCCAATTGTTCGTCTGGTCGCTGCTCTCCGTGATCATGACCATCCTGTGGTTCTGGATTCTAAGGCCGAGAATGGTGGACAAGAGCAGGTCGGGGATGTCTCAGGAGGCCATTGTCGGTGAAACGGGGATGGTGATCCGGGGGAATGCGTCCATGCTCGAACGAGGGCGCATCCGATTTGCCATACCGCTCTTGGGTGCGGAAGAATGGGATTTCATCAGTGAAACGCCGTGCGCCCCCGGCGACCGGGGCCGGGTTCTCGGCATCGAAGGGCATGTGCTGAAAGTGGAACGCGTTGAAACGGGAAAGGGGATGTAAGCAAACAATACAGGCTCATGGCGGCATCGCCGACCCCGGGAATGAAAATCTGGCATCCATTCCGATAGCAGCCTCGGGCCGTCATTCTGGCGAAAGCCGGAATCCAGTGCGTCGATTGCGGGTTATGGACAGTTTCTGGACCCCTCCTGCCAGAGGCAGGATTTCGCCGGGGTGACGAGCCAGGGGAGTTTCGATAACGACAACGATTACGATAACGACAACGACAACGACAACGATTATGACAACGATTATGACAACGATTTTTCCCAAAAAGGAGACAAACGATGAGCGGAGGTCTTACGATCATTTTGATTCTGACCATTCTGGTGATCCTGACCATTTTTCTGGGGGTGAGGATCGTGCCGCAGGGGTACAAGCATGTTGTCCAACGCCTCGGCAAGTACCATACGACCCTCAACCCGGGCCTGAATTTCGTCATCCCCTATCTGGACACCATCGCTCACAAGGTCATCACCAAGGACATTTCCCTCGATATCCCCACCCAGGAAGTCATCACCAAGGACAACGCGGTCATCATGACCAATGCCCTCGCCTTCATCAACGTCATCGATCCGCAAAAGGCCGTCTACGGGGTGGATGATTTCCGTTTTGCCATCGTCAACCTGATCCAGACCTCCCTGCGCAGCATCATCGGCGAGATGGACCTCGATGACGCCCTGAGCTCCCGCGAACTCATTAAATCCAAACTCAAGTCCGCCATTTCAGACGATGTGGCTCCGTGGGGTATCGTGGTGAAAACGGTCGAAATCCAGGACATCAAGCCATCGCCTACGATGCAGCAGGCCATGGAAAAACAGGCATCCGCAGAGCGTTCCCGGCGGGCGGCCATCACGGAGGCCGAAGGACAGAAAGTGGCCGCCGTTCTGAATGCCGAGGGGCAGAAGGCGGCGAGGATTCAGGAGGCGGAAGGCCGGCTGGAGGCATCCAGACGGGATGCCGAAGCCAAGGTGATTCTGGCCGAGGCCACACGCCAGGCGATCCAGCAAGTGAGTGAGGCTGTCGGGGAAAGGGAGCTTCCGGCCGTGTATCTGCTGGGTGAGCGATACGTGGATGCCATCAAGCAACTGGGCCTCTCGCCAAACGCAAAAGTGGTCGCCATTCCTTCGGATATCGTGCAATCCGTCAAGGGGCTTCTGGCCCGTTGAACGGGCTTCGCTCCTCATCCTGCCCCTCTCTCTCCCCGCAAGGCGGAGAGAAGGGAGCCACCTGCATCGGAGCGGCCCAGAAGGATTTTTCCGATTGGCTCCGGCCCTTACCGGATCATCCGCTCATGAAACCGTCTGGCCTGGAGGCAGAAGGCTTCGAGCCTTGCCTCGATAAGCTGCGGGAAGGGGTTGCCGTCCGTCTCGATGGACAGAAAAGGCAGTTTCCGATCTTCGGCCGCGATCCATTTGGACACGTGACCATTGCCGCCGGTTACCTTTCGATACATCGATGTCCGGAAGGTCTCGTATAAAACGGCCTCGGCAATGCGGCTGGGCATGCATCCAAAGGGACCGATGGAGATGACCCCGCAGGCCGGATCGAACATGTCATGGAATGCGGCGCCGACGGTGAGGATGGTTTCCCCGGTCAGGCGCTCCGGAATAAAATTTCCGCCCTTCTCGACGATGGAACCCACATCCAGTCCATGGGTTTCGTGGATCAACCCGCTTGGCGCCAGCGCCCTGCGAATCCGGCTGTCGATCCAGCGCTTGGCGCCGTAACGAATCCACCAGTCGAGCGATCGTTTTCCTTCCAGTCCATTTCGCGTCAACCAGTCCGTGTAGAGAATCCATTCGGAAACCGGAGCCGTTCGCACCACGAACCCCTGGCCGGCGAGCGTTTCAATGAGCCCCTGCAGCGATATGGGATCATGGCGCACATAAATTTCCCCAATCAGCGAAATCTTGGGCAGTTGGGCATAGGGCGCCTTGAGGGGAATCCGGGAGAGCCGCCTGGCCGTTTCGCCAAGTCGCGCCAGGATGGCGGATTCGTTTTCCTGGATGCATGCCGACACCCCGGCACATTCTTCATCCAGCACGCGAAGCGCCCCTTGCGGATCGACGGCCCCGGCCAACAGCGTTGCATGCATTTCCGCAAACAAATCCCCGATGACGATGCTGCGCCACCCAGCCACGGTGAATCGCGTTCCCAAGCCCCCATAGCCGTTGACGGAGTTCAGGGGAAGAATGGCCGTATTGGGAATCCGGTGGGTTTCGATGAAGCGTTGAAAAAAAACATGGTATTGACCAAACCGGCAGGGGCCTTCAGCGGACGCCATAAAGAAGGCGCTGACTTCATCCTTCGGGCGCCGCCCCAGATAATCCATGAAAGAACCCATGCAGGTTTGCAGCGGCAGGCATTCCTTGCAGGAGCACTGCCCCCTGCCCATTTTGAGCATGGATTCATCTGCCGGGGGAAGGGCTGCGGCCCGGATGCCGCAGCGCTGGAAGGCTCCTGCAAAAAAGAGGGTGCTGTACCGCCCGAGCGCCGGCAAAATAACCTTGACATCCGGATGCGTCAGTGGGAGAAAATGCCCCTCACTGGTCCGGATACCGGGCGTGTGTTGCCGCGTTTGCATGGCGGCGCTCCGAAAGGGTTTCCGGTCCTCCTGGGCTCTCGATGATTTTTCCAGCCTGCGATAGTGCTGCACAATGTCGAGAAAGGCTTCGATGCGCGTTTCGAGGCCTGCATCCGCCGTGTGGCTGTCGAGCTCGAGGGTCAGCGATGGCTTTGCGCCCATGATGTCCCGGAAATAGGTGATGACAAAGGAATCGGGGCCACAGGAAAAATTGGTGATGAAGACCCCGAAAAGCTGCGGGTGGCTCCTCACGAAACGGGCAGCGGCCAGATTCAGTTGCCCCATGGCCCAGTACATGTTGGATGGAACCGGCTCCTGCGGCGGATCCAGTTTCAGCATGTCCATGGGCAGGATCGGAATGCCGCGGGTGGCGAATTTCGCTGGAATGCCCTTGTTGGCGCTCTGGCTGAAGGCATTGTATGGCCTGCCGAAGAGAATGACCCCGAACCGTTCCGGGTGTTCCTCGATGGCGGCAACAAATGCCCGTCCCATTTCATGGAGAACCCCCAGGCAGCGCTGCTGCTCGGCCAGGGCCTCCTGCGCCGCCTGGCTGACCCGGGTTTCGGAAACGCCGAGCCAATCGGCTATCTGTCGAAAAGCCAGGCGGTTTTCCGCCATGGGTTTCGAAAAATCGATGCACGGGCTCAGCACGGAAACGCCGCCAAGTTCCGGAAACGCCGTTTTCAGGATGGCGGATTCGGCCTGAACAAACGGGCAGGTACAGGAAACCGTCCCTCCGAACGCGGAAGGCAGCCCTGCGATATGCGGCAGCAGGATGCGATCGGGTTTTTGCCGGAGAAGATCGGCCATATACCCATGCGCCAGTTCGACGGGGTGGCAGAATGCCG
Proteins encoded:
- a CDS encoding NfeD family protein; the encoded protein is MEVLWWHWVSFGLILIGLELFIPSFTIIWFGIGGCGAGLYLYFFPKAGFSSQLFVWSLLSVIMTILWFWILRPRMVDKSRSGMSQEAIVGETGMVIRGNASMLERGRIRFAIPLLGAEEWDFISETPCAPGDRGRVLGIEGHVLKVERVETGKGM
- a CDS encoding SPFH domain-containing protein, producing MSGGLTIILILTILVILTIFLGVRIVPQGYKHVVQRLGKYHTTLNPGLNFVIPYLDTIAHKVITKDISLDIPTQEVITKDNAVIMTNALAFINVIDPQKAVYGVDDFRFAIVNLIQTSLRSIIGEMDLDDALSSRELIKSKLKSAISDDVAPWGIVVKTVEIQDIKPSPTMQQAMEKQASAERSRRAAITEAEGQKVAAVLNAEGQKAARIQEAEGRLEASRRDAEAKVILAEATRQAIQQVSEAVGERELPAVYLLGERYVDAIKQLGLSPNAKVVAIPSDIVQSVKGLLAR